CCTCGTGGGCCGAACGCAATATTACTTTGTAGGGAAATTACAGAAAAAGCTTGAAGTGTCATTTAATCCGCTTCTTGATAAACTCTATGCGTATGAACAGCGGGGGTGACTTTCTTTgactaatatatataatataactacAAACGGCAACCTCCCTGCTGGTAAACAACCAATAAAAAGAAGCACAAACTCTCATATTTATATGATTTGATAATGTAATGAATGAGTTATTCTGCTTCTTAGCTATCTGGCACCAATGCAGTGGAATATTCATCAGAAGTGACAAGGTGAGTGAGAATATCAATCATATTCTCAAGACAGCTGGAGTTATTAAGTGAGCCAATGTAACAGTATTACAAAACCCAGAATAACAAAgttattcctctctctctctctctgcatatgtgtatgtctgtgtgtgtgtgtgtgtgtgtgtgtgtgtgtttacgtgtctgacagcatcagagagagagagtgtcgcATGCCTTCCTGTTCCTGTACCACCCTCCAACCCCAGAGCCGCAGACTCAAGGCAGTTTCCAGAATCAAACAATTTCACGCAGCTattggaggaggaaatgaacTGAGCCCAGAGCAATAATAAAATTATACAAATGTTATTACAGACTCGCCTGCTACTGTCCTACTTTAATTCAAATGTGGGCACTCCAGGCGGTGCTGGTGGCAGAGACCTTCCTGAATAAATCAACATTAGCTTACGTCTAAATTATTAAGGAAGTGGGAGACTTTCTTGTTTATAGTATGAATAATTAAACAAGTGTTTAACGCTGTTTTTCTTCACGAATCCCCAAATATTAATTGCTAATGATCTTTAAGgtgtgtgttttatcttttTGCCCCTTCTGTTGTGTGCTGGGAATTGAAAATCTGAATTTACAAGCGCCGAGGAATCTGCCTGTGCTCGCTCCGATAAGCATGAGATGCACTTTGAGATATACTTTTCCCGCATATGATGTGCAAATGAAGCCCCGGTCGTGACAATGTTCCCGCCATATAGATATTGTCGGTAATGGCGGCGACTGGGGATGTACATGATGAATAATGGAGGCCGCCACTGAAGGCCGTGCATGCGTTATCAGCATCTCGCTGATGTTATAACAAACAGACAGAAAGTGTTGCTCCATCACTTGCTGTCACTTTTTATtaaagctttttcttttctaatcGTGGAGTGTGCAGCAAGTCTGTTGGAACGTTGGTCAACACACAGGGAGGACATCGTTGTCTGATGTCGTTTTGGGGTGGATTTGAATCAATGTTTCAACAATGTCGTGCTGTGCACGCTACACGCGAACACTTCTCCTCTCCATCGCCGATGTGGAATGCAGAACGGAGTCACATTTAAAATCCGGCGGGGGAGCGCTCTCCTCACCTGCCTTCCCGCTATTTAATCTTCAGATGAGCAAAAGGCCAATAAATCCACAGAGAGCCAGCACATTCCCCATCAGGTATCCCAGGAGGAAATAGTCAATGCATGAAGCGTGGCatttatcttttcatttatttggacCGTAAAGATGATTGAGGGGATGGGAAAAGGGCGCTGGCCTCGAGCCACTGAAGCCACTGAAGCCGTGAGGGATGCATGGCGGCCGACCTGCAGCAGGTAAAGCGTACGCCGCTGAGAAAACCACTGAAGTCCATTTTTCAACTCCAGTTCGTTTACATTTCGCACTGCGAGATTAAGAGGTACAGCTTTTTTTATGAAGAAAAGTAATGAGATGCAGCTTGAGTGAAAATACAACATTGTAAAAATCTGAAGAAtaggaagatttaaaaaaagtatttttgtatGAGCTCAGGCTAATGTTCAATTACATGGTTCTTGTTATAGGGCTATGCAACACTTAATCCTCCTGTCTAGTTCTGAATTAATGGGCTGGACCAATTTCAAATGTAATATTGCTCAGACATTTGATGAATACTGACTGGTCCCCATGTTGGCAGAGCAACCTGCACAACCAAGGCTCGTGGGTGCCCTCCCCTGGAGAAAAACAGATGGGAGCGTCACTGCCCTGGCGATGATTCCCCATGTGGCCAGTGGGTGGTGCTGTTGACACACATAAAGGCTGCACTTCCATGGgttgagaggtgagaggagagaggtagtCTGTGTagctgtaaaaaaaactattttgattTACTCTCTGAGTCATGGTGGCATTCTAGCTCTGCAAACGCATGTTAGAAAACCTCAGTTGATGAAGCGAGATCGGCGGGGCGGATCATTTCCTCCACCGTAcaggagaggggaaaaaaaagattgaattGCACCTGCTCTTAtacaaaaggaaataaagagCAGACATAACGGATCACTTCTATTTCGAAAGCACAAAGTGGTATCATTTCCTGTGCTCTCTGCTGATGGAATGAGATTACACAGAGCTATTCTCAGAGACTTAACTCACAAGGAACACACATCCTGGACATGTATCTGGCCATGGGGAGACATCATCTGAAGGTAGATGAGCCGATCCATCATCGATCTGaagcctctccctctcccccagaGCCTGGCTCCTACCAACGTAAACAAGAGAAAAGCCTCATCGTCATAACTCACTCATAAATTGATGATTATGTGGTGCACCGATTGCTTGTTTCTAAACATATACCCATAACGCATTGATAATGACTTAGACAaactttattattatcacaAGTTAATAGCGTTTACATTATCTTAGTGTTTGCATTTCGTGAGCATAATACGAGCAAAAATGCTAAAATCAAGACTTAAACAACAACACTTAAAAATACAGCAAATCATACAAAGATATACATAAtgtgttacatcacaggtgtcaaatacaaggcccgcgggccggatcagGCCCACCACTTCATTTCATGTGTCCCCTGACGGCTTGacagacacatgatcaccttttcttaaagaaattaaaaaatatatatatatttcctgtgcttttattttgaaaggtacattacatggattcatgttataatattagatacattttcttatgtacaatatttctaccctcaaataaacaatactaAAATGCAAAgggagttatttaacaatatgttcgggtaGTTTATACTTTTATgtcttcagttacaccggccctttaagagggcggccatgatgccgatctggcccacggtgaagatgagtttgacacgtacgTGTTACATGATCTAAATCTagatgtataaaataaaaaccgaaatattacaatgtttactacttagaaaaaataaaatgtttttgtgctatcaacaaacaacaaaatagTGGAGAGACTTCCACAGAGACCATGTCTCCGTGTCCATGAACTGGTTCCCTGACCAATGCACTGAAAATTGAGAGTGTGACACAACTCTGGTGATAACGCTTGTCAGAGCTGAACTCACTTTGCTTGGGACCTTAATGTGCTTCATGACGACGAGGACATTCCCTCCTGTCATTGTACACGCAGCGACAGTGATCCAAAAATAACAAgcctgctttttttcttcttcatttctccAATTCAGCGTGATGCTCCCCACATCATTTCTTGACCCCGCACATATTCCCCTCACGCGATGTGCAGTCGCTCTGCAGTGTGCGTCCCCAACAACACTGCTGCGGGGAGGGAGGGGCCCCGGGGCGAGTATTGAACAGGTTATTGCGATTGAGCCGTAACATCATATTATCTTCATGACAACGTGAGTAAATCTGCCGCGATGCCTCATGGACATAAATCCTATTCTGCTTTGGGGGCGGGGGCAAGCTCGAGATGGACGCTCCGAAGTCGGATTGTCATTCTGCTCTACAGATTGGTCTCAATTTCCAGTGCACGTGATAGTCATACTGAAGACAGCACTTCTCCCGCCGAGTCCTTGAAAGGACCCTTTTTCTCGGCCCTCTCCAGATCGATGCTGTGGATGAATCCCGGCTTGATGTCAATGTCCTCTGTCTCCACCTCCCGGTATTTCCCCGACGGGTCCTTCTGGAAGACCTGCTGCAGCCGCTTCTTCATCTCAGGGTCAGGGCAGTACAGGTACTCATACAGGGCAGCAGCGAGGATGGCCCCCAGCATGGGTCCCACCCAGTACACCTGGACCatgaagagaaacacacacacaacaccatgATTAGTCTGCCGGTGACTGGTGGGAGATGTTTTCTCACTGTCCGCAACACGCAGCACTGACATCTCGACCGAAACCGTCAAACTGCCCCGCTGGGTTCGGCTACACGTCTCTAAAAAGGGTCAAGCCTaatcagagacaggtagatcagTGTCTGCGGGATCCAGCATTTGCCTCCATGAGAGCACACTCGTGAATATGATACCAGTGACAGCTACTGACAGTGTTATACCCAAGCATATcacccaatacacacacacacattgacaccaTACTCTCTGCAAATAGCTCAGTGGAAATAATTGCCAGGATATAAAAATTCAGCGCTAATGCTATTTTACAGCTCTTTCAGTGACATCTCATGATGTAGCTGGAGGATAAAATGCTGTGCATTTGTGATTCTTGCCATTTCTCTTGTTGGACGCAGTCAAAACTATTCGAGGGTCACGTGTCCGACTCTGAACCCCATCTCCAGATTTTCTGCGTGCATTTTCCCGATATAAGCTAAAGACCACTCTGATGGTATTTTTAGGCGACAGCTGTTTTTACTGTTCTGGCAATGGCGCTGAAAATGTGACCTTACCGGGTTTCAGCGCGGCAGGCACTCGCCGCCTTCAGGACGTTATCATCAGCTACTACAAATGATTTCAGGGCATTTGGACCGCGGTACCATTGTAGGCCTATAACATTTGAACCAGTGCCAGAGAGTGCTAAATCACAAGTCAGTCAAACGCGGCCAGCCGCTGTAGCGAGGTGGTATTTTAGCCATGCAAACTCCTCGAATCCAGATCCTCCTATTACTTAAAGTATCTCTTACCCAGTGGTTCTCGAAGTTAAGTGTGACCACAGCAGGCCCAAAGGATCGCGCAGGGTTCATGCTGGCTCCTGTGTAAGGGATCTACAGAGGACACATAGCGGTGTTTTCAGTTAATACGTCACATCATCACCAGATATATGTCTTCAGGTATAATGCATGTCTTACTTTGACTTATAGAACATGTTGTGTACTGAAAAAGTACATCAAATGCAACTCCTGATGGATGCGTTTGCTGGAGAGACCCAGGGAGAAATCCGTGGAGCGGTGCATGAGATAACATCTATTTCCCTGTGCATTCATTTAGCTCCGCAGGGCTCAGGGAGCCCCCGGGAGATTGGTTGCTATGCGATGGCAGCCTCCAATAAAGATGTGCATGTGGGTGTGATTCAGTGAGAAGCGTGCAATATCACACGCAGAGGACGCTTTGATGCACCTGCTCTTTCTCAGGATGCACCGGGGCTCCGGCTTTCCGTGCAGTCGGAGCTCGTCGTCTTCTTTAACGCGGCGTGTTGAATTTCATTCAAGGTGGAGATGAATCTTTCAATCAGGGTTGTGGGGATTGGGAGAGCATGGGTAGATAGGGTTGTGGAAGGTTGTTGAAGTTGATGTGTTGTAgttttgattttattgtttgaatataAATGTGCTGTCAGTAGTTCATTGTTTCTACGTGACCCAGTTGGCCGCCGTCTTGCTCGAGACAAGCGTGAGAATCGCTGCTGTAAATATTCGCCCATGCCTTCTTCAACCCAACTGTAATTTCATATCGATCTCTGAACTAACTCAATGGAAGGTCACTTACTGCAAATAAGTGGCCGATAGCTACAGCAAAGCCGATTGAGAGGCTGGCAGAGCCTCCGAGGTCCGTGCGTTTGGGATCACTGGTGGCGAAGATGGTGAAGACCAGTTCGAAGGTGATGAGGATCTCCACGAGCAGCCCGTACCCCAcagagattcaattcaattcaattcagtttatttgtatagcccaatttcacaaattacaaatttgtctcggagtgctttacaatctgtacacatagacatccctgccccaaaacctcacatcggaccaggaaaaactcccaaataacccttcagggggaaaaaaagggaagaaacctggaggagagcaatagaggaggatccctctccaggatggacagatgcaatagatgtaatgtgtacagaaggacagatttagagttaaaatacattcaatgaatatgacagagtgtatgaatagttcatagtaggcatattccacgatggagacctccacgatccatcaggcagatggcggtggggaggaggagtgggcggagtctcaacagtgggcggagtctcaacaggacagtggcgtagtcatgagcaggaattccacgacccagacgatccatcaggcagataggatctatgccgtctcatagggtccgatgaccccatgagacgtgaagtcaaaaggactccggggagaaagcagagttagtaacgtgtgattgagagatgaaaattcatccttaaggagagatgTTGGAGTTCACCTTGAAAACAGAAGAACGTCTCGGATGTTAAGAAGACTTACCGTCGACACAAGGAAGACTGTGTCGCTGGTCAGATTCCTACCGTGGTGACACCGAAGGACCCTCTGACAGCGGCAGGTGTGATGATGTAGAGGATCATGGCTCCTGTTATAGCTCCCATGCACTGAGCCACCACATAGAACACGGCCTTAGCCAGGCTCAGCTTTCTAGTCACAACCATAGCTGCGGTGACCGCGGGGTTAATGTGTCCACCGCTGATATGACCAAAACACTGCACCATGGTGGCGATGCTCAGCCCAAAGCACAGGGAGATAAGGACGAGGTCAGCCGGGCGAGGCGTCTCCTCGCCCGCACTCCAGTCGATGGTGGAGCCCAGACCGAGAAGGACAAAGATCAGAGTGGCCAGGTATTCTCCAGACACAGCCCTCCAGAAGTCCTTGGTCCAGACGCCTTTAAATGCCACCATTATGCTCGGACAGTTAGACGGGGAGAAGAACCTCCTGGCAAAAAGAATAATGAGCAAAATGATTAGCCTACTTGTATATTCCTGGTGTGTGCAGGCGGATGGAAATGTACTGAACCCTATCAGCACGGCTGCCTCCGGGCACAACATTTAGAACTCCACTTGGGATTTAAGCCGGTGACTTTCCATCACAAAATGCTATACAGAGCATTCTTTAAACATTGTGCACAGGGGCAAATGATCACACTCACTGTCAAAGCATACAACGCTTAATTGCTGTCACTCCTTTAACTTTGACTGTTATTGTCACAGAGTACAGTCCTGATAATCTGATACCGTGCGTCCAGAACAGTGTTGAAACTGAAGTGTCGGCAAAAATAAATCCAAGTCAACACTGATAACTTCTCAAAAAGCTGAAACTCACCAAATGCAATCAcgtgctctccctctccctgtcccCGCCGTGTGTGATGTGTTCTCATTCATAAGTCTCGGTGAGTTATTCAACCAGCAGAGGCATCGCTCCCTTGATCACATCTAAAAGTTGAAGTGGCTGTGTGACCCAGTGGCACTTACAGGAAAGCAGCAGGCGGTGCGAGAGCAGGTCTGTCACACGAACATGATCCACACATTGTGCCCCGGGATTGCATCAAGCAGCTTTATTAAGTTACTAGCCGGGGCATCACCTCACGGGAATTAAACCGCCTGCACAGGGGGAGGAGTCATGAGATTCGCTCGCTCTGCAAACAGTTGCACTGTTGCACAAAGTGCGACCGCAGCGTGACTCAGTCAGCCTCAGCATCTCAGTCCTATCGGAGCTTTGAAAAAAACAGCTGGTGAGcaaaatatttacaaaaacCACTGCACGCTAAAGTATtcaaaaagtattattattgtaatatcATAGGACATGCAAGATGTGTTCAAAGTCAGCGGtggataaataaaaataaaaaactaattaatgtaTCAGTATTTCCATTTGATCCTATCAGAGGACATTGAGCTTTAACCTTATACTTATCACATTTCTTTGACagctaatattttattttttcatatgaAACATATCATCATCTTCTAAATGATGCAGGGAAGAGTTCAACAACATAAACCTCTTTAAGGCACCACGCTAAATGACAAGCACGTTTACTATTGCAGCTAATTCCTTTGTTTTCATGGGATTGTAGTTCTTCTATTTGCAATtaagtttttattattttttaggattgcttcttttacacacacacacatactatcgTCCCCTTACACCTTAACCAGTAGGATCAAAGGAGTGATGTCAACACAGTTTAGGTTTGGAGGCTGTGTATCAGTCCTTGAAACCATGAACCGTGACATTAGGGAAGGGTTGATTGTTCCATGATAAGCCTCAAGGAAGAAACAATACTTATTTGGTATGAACAGAGAGTTAATAAATGATCTTTATGGGAATTAAATAGCTCAGAAAAGATCCGCTGTAACAGTAATGCAGCTATAACAGTAGTCTAGCTATAGCTAGCCTGTAACAGTATAATATCGGACCCTGTATACAGTATAGGTGTAGCtgtgcagtggcgggccgtccgggccttctaagccttctcggaaggcctaaacataattacaaagttatagctattttatcatttaaaaaagttaagaAGTCACCACAGTTattaacacaagaaacacggcaactttatctttttctgtctgctccttcacaataaaagccccacaCCGGAACAGTGGTGacctaatatcttacattaggttgttcagctgtagtaagacggcattgaaggcctaggtagaaaatgcacggcccgccactagCTGTATAATAGGTAAGCTGTACAGTATAAAAGATGGACATGTTTAATAGCTGTAACAATTAGCTGTGGCTGTAATATGTGTATCTGTAACATTACTGTATCTGTAAGAGTGTAACAGTGTAATATGTGTATCTGTAACAGTGTAATAGCTTTAAATCTCAGAGTGCTGTAGCTGTAGCCTTAACAGTACAATACTTTGGGTGCCCCTCTAATATTGAGCTTCTGCAGACATGTGAAAAGCTATATGACTTATATTGTAGAAATTCCCGTGTTTTCATTGGTCGGCAGTGAACATTTGAGGCCATGCTTCTCACAAAATCCTTAGAGACttatctccttctttttttatgtggGGAAATATATCTGCAGCTACTTCATGAAAAAAAGAGTCGAAAGTGTGAGAGCTGCCAGACTGAAACTATTTTGGGCAGAagcacttttttcttcttctccttcttcttttacatAAAGCTGCACTCCCCCTGCAGGCAAATAAGGCAACACTGGCCGATGTGCTCAGGAGTTTATGAAGGGAGAGCAACGAGAACCCAATGCAAATGTCCAGTATGTACTAGATGCTGGTGTTCTACTTCATTGCATGCCATGACCAAGCTGATCTACATCTGACGGCGTGTGTCAAATGTACGCTATGCACGTCACACATACGTATGGAGCTGCTGCCGTTGTCTTTTATGGGTACAAAGATGAGTCCGCAACTAAAGATGCTACACAACTGAGATGAACAGGGGCTTGTGCTGGTGTGACAAGACACTTCGGTGGTGACATAATGATTCAATGAAGAAAGAAGATTTCAAAGAACACCAAAGCAAACAAGCAGCGATGCATCCATTATCTAAGCGACAAGCTGGATG
This portion of the Pseudoliparis swirei isolate HS2019 ecotype Mariana Trench chromosome 8, NWPU_hadal_v1, whole genome shotgun sequence genome encodes:
- the aqp4 gene encoding aquaporin-4 isoform X2, with amino-acid sequence MQSRGTMCGSCSCDRPALAPPAAFLRFFSPSNCPSIMVAFKGVWTKDFWRAVSGEYLATLIFVLLGLGSTIDWSAGEETPRPADLVLISLCFGLSIATMVQCFGHISGGHINPAVTAAMVVTRKLSLAKAVFYVVAQCMGAITGAMILYIITPAAVRGSFGVTTVNSNISVGYGLLVEILITFELVFTIFATSDPKRTDLGGSASLSIGFAVAIGHLFAIPYTGASMNPARSFGPAVVTLNFENHWVYWVGPMLGAILAAALYEYLYCPDPEMKKRLQQVFQKDPSGKYREVETEDIDIKPGFIHSIDLERAEKKGPFKDSAGEVLSSV
- the aqp4 gene encoding aquaporin-4 isoform X1; translation: MNENTSHTAGTGRGRARDCIWRFFSPSNCPSIMVAFKGVWTKDFWRAVSGEYLATLIFVLLGLGSTIDWSAGEETPRPADLVLISLCFGLSIATMVQCFGHISGGHINPAVTAAMVVTRKLSLAKAVFYVVAQCMGAITGAMILYIITPAAVRGSFGVTTVNSNISLGYGLLVEILITFELVFTIFATSDPKRTDLGGSASLSIGFAVAIGHLFAIPYTGASMNPARSFGPAVVTLNFENHWVYWVGPMLGAILAAALYEYLYCPDPEMKKRLQQVFQKDPSGKYREVETEDIDIKPGFIHSIDLERAEKKGPFKDSAGEVLSSV